Genomic window (Vibrio sp. NTOU-M3):
TTCGTTTTCAATCGCAAAGGACTTATGATCCTGAGCATATACGTCATGTTTTATTCGAACCTGAACAACAATCAGTGCAAGTTTAAACTTGAGCATAGTCTCCTATCATCAGCTAATTCCTTATCATGCAAGATAAACGAAATAACCATAAATTCTTGATTACTTTTAATGATTTAGTTTATTATCCGGAACGACATACCACAAAAACATACATTGTATAACGTACTTCCCAAGCGCGTAGGAAAAATGACTTTAAGTCGCATAACAATTGTTAGTAGTACTTCTTAATATATTGTTAGTTGATAATAAGGAAGACATGATGGCTAAAGAGCCAGTAAAAAAGAAAGAAGAACCAGTAAAATGTTTTGTGATTATGCCTATTTCGGCTCAGCAAGGTTATGACTCAGACCATTTTACTCAAGTTTATGAAGATATCATTAAGCCTGCTATAGATCTGGCAGGAATGGTTCCTGTCCGAGCAGATGAAACGACAAATACTAATCTGATTCAGCTAGATATATTGCGTAAAGTTATTGAGTCTGATATTGCAATCTGCGATATGAGTGCTAAGAACCCTAATGTTTTCTATGAATTGGGGGTTAGGCAAGCATTTGATAAGCCGACGGTTTTAATGATTGATGACGAAACTAGCGCACCATTCGATGTCTCTAGTTTAAGATATGTCGATTATAAGCGTGGTATGAAATATAGAGATGTAAACTCCGCAGTTACAAGGTTGGCTGATACATTGAAAGAAACCTACTCAAAACGAGATGATAAGGCAGAAATTAATTCGCTTATTCGTCTGATGGAGCTGACTTCACCTGCTCAGTTGTCTCAAGTTGAGTTAAGTGAAGAAGATAGAACTGAAAAATTGCATGAATTACAAATTTCAGAGCTTACATCTATGATGCATCAGCTGCAGGCTAGCCAAAAAGAAATACTTCACCAAGTCAATGCGAATAGCCGTAACGCTGATATTGACCCTTGGAGACGTAACACCAAGAAGTCATCGAATTGGGTAGTTCAAACATCCCCAACGAGGAGCCTTTGGGATACTCAAGATGACGAGAGTGACTCTATGTAATTCAGTGTGCTGTGCTACTAACAAACATTTAAGATGTGATTCCCAACGCTTGGCCGTTTCGCTTCGCTCAAGTATAGCCAAGCGCCACTCACACCTTAATGCGGCGTTAGAGTTCTCAGTAATTCATCATTAAAATTTTGGAGTGTATATATGCCCTATGAATTGGGTAAAAGGTTAGTAATTGGCGTTGCTTCAAGTGCAATGTTCGATTTAACTGAATCCGATACAGTTTTTCGCACTAAAGGTGAAGAGGAATATCGTAAGTACCAGTCGGAGAACATTGATAATCCTTTAGACAAAGGGGTATCATTTTCGTTTGTGAAGCGCCTACTTTCTCTAAATGATCTGAGTGATAAGCCGGAATCAGACCCACTAGTAGAAGTTGTATTATTGTCACGAAATGACCCAGATACAGGGCTTCGTGTTATGAAATCGATCAAGCATCATAACTTACCTATTTCGCGTGCGATTTTTATGCAAGGTAAATCTCCATATGACTACATTCCAGCATTGAGTATTTCTTTGTTTTTGTCAGGCAATTCGTCTGATGTAAAAGAAGCCATAAGATTAGGTTATCCGGCTGGTCATGTAATGAAATCGACGATTATCGATGAAGATGATGATGACTTGCGAATTGCATTCGACTTTGACGGTGTTCTTGCTGACGATGAATCAGAATCTGTCATGCACAACACCAACGACCTAAGTCAGTTTCATGAGCATGAAACCAAGAACGTATTACAGCCTCATAATCCTGGTCCACTTAAAGAGTTTTTAGTTAAAGTTTCAGCAATTCAAAAAATTGAAGAGAAGAAAAAGCAATCTGAACCTGATTATCGAAATCGACTAAGAGTTTCAATTGTTACAGCAAGGAATGCCCCTTCACATGAGAGAGCTTTAAATACACTGAAAGAATGGGGTGTAATGACAAATGATGCATTCTTCTTAGGTGGTGTAGATAAAGGTTTGATTTTGGGTGTTCTCAAACCTCATATTTTCTTTGATGACCAGTCTGGTCATTTGAGCTCAACTAGCACTGTTGCTCCGTCAGTTCATATACCATTCGGTGTCAAAAACACCGAAGAAATTGTGGAAAAAGAACTCTAACAAATTGTTTAAGAGTGATTCGCAATGCATGGCATTTTTGCTATGCGTTGGATTTAGTGTTTAAGGTGGTGTGCGGCGGCTTCGGTATTGTGCTGCTCACACCTTAACTGGGCATTAGAGCTCACATAATCCTGAGTATCAGCATCATTAAAGGAATAAAATGCAAAAACTTGTAAAACATACACTTTACCTTTTTCTATGTATTACTGGTCTAACGGCTGCTATGACGTTAGCAGGTATTGGCTATGTTTGGTTTTTCTCGGAAGCGAAAGGACTCCCCCACTTGGAGTGGCTAATAGGGTCTGTGATTATAGAGGTGGTCGCGGTAATCCTTATGCTCGCAAAAAAAGGTTTGAAACATCTTCCAGATACACAAACCGATAAGGAGCCAAAAGACACTCTCAAGTTTATGGAGAGTTTTATTTCTACGGGCACTAGTGCAACTGTTGTGAGTAACCGGGTGTCATGGTTGGCAGGTGACGACAAACTTATATCAATTCTTCAATCAAAAATTGAAAAAGGCACTCGCATTGAAATTATCACTCCAAATGAAGTTCCAGAGGTACTTAGAGAGAGGTTGAATGGCGCATCTTTTATTGTCACAAGAGAAAATGTATCACCTGAAGCTAGATTTACCTTAGTAAATGGAGATCGCAGCGGCGCTGAAAAGCTCGCCATTGCTCGTGGAGTTCACCCTGACCACGAGATCACAATCTTTGACAACAATTCTGGTCCTCAAATAATTGCGATGGCGAAGGACATCATTAGAAAATCCAAGGAGTTGACTAATGCCGCATAGGTGGTGCAATTCGGCGCAAATACGTCGAGAGCAAATTGAATCAGGTACAGACTTAACATTCAACGAGGTTTTTAAGCCGCTTTTAGTTAGTCGAATTAAGAGCCTTTTACCTAGCAATGTTCTGGAAGTAGGCGCTGGAACTGGTCATATTTCCAAAGAGTTATCTGAATTAGGGTTTTCTGTTACAGCAATAGAGCCTTCTGCTGGAATGTATGGGGTTGCAAAAGACGTCTTGTCTTTAACCGATGTTAGATTATTGAATTGTACTTCACTCGAATTAGAGAAAAACGAGCTTTATGAGGCTGCTTTCTCCCATCTTGTTGCACACGTTGTTGATGACCTTAATGAGTTTTTTGAATCAGTCGGGCGGCACCTGAAAGCCACTGGCCATTTCATTTTTTCAATCCCTCACCCCTGTTTTTATAATGAATATAAGGGATTTTTCGGAGATGAATATAATTATATGACCTCAATGACCAAGAACGTGTCATTTACCATCACTAAAGATTCAAAAAATACGATTAGTGGAGTGCCGTACCATCACAGACCGTTATCAGAGTACATCAATAAACTGGTTGAATCTGGTTTCACACTTGATGGCTTTGACGAAACCTATCCAGAAGAAGATATACAATTAAAATATGGAGCTAAATGGGAGTCGCCACGATATTGTGTGTTTACCTGTAGAAAGCTCTAACAAACTGTTCAAGAGGGATTCGCAACGCGTGGCATTTTCACTATGCGTTGGTTTTAGTGTTTAAATGGTGTGGTTAGGTTTCGTGGTAGTGTTGCTCACACCTTAATGCGACATTATACTTTTCAAGGATTAATATGGAACTCATTAACAACCAGTCAGTAAAAATACATTATGACGGTTCAGGTAAGAGAATTCGTTCTCATCAAATGAAAGCATCTTATGTTTCTGCAAGTATCGAGGGATTCGATACTATTTATCGCGAAGCATATAAAGAAGCGAATAGAATATATAAATCAAAAATTAGCACCGAGATTTTGTTAGAAGGTGGGTTTCAAGAAGGCTCTGTTTGGTGGTGGTTAAAACTTTTTACATCAGAGTCCGAGTCGCAACAGTCTATTGAAACAGTTTCAGTAAGTCGCTCAGTGCTCAATTCTATCCAGTACGCAATAAACCTATTAAGACAGATGGACCTTACTACTACAGAGATTGTAATTAAGGATACGGCTGATGGTTTCGAAGTAGATATTGATGGGGAAAGAGTGGTTCTAGATGAGCTACAGTGTGCAATACTAACTAACCCTAAAATTCGTTCCGCTATTAGCGATATAGCTACTCCTTTAACTGAAGATGGAATCGACACTCTAACGATCGATCATGGTATCTCATCTTGTCCGAAAATTCAGATAACTAAAGAGGACAAAAACAATCTAGTATTGAGGAGAAGTCATAAACATATTGTCGAGGAAGGTGAGATTTTTGGCTTCTACTATGTTGAAACACTCAGTTATAACCCAAGATCTAAGTGGAAGCTAATTTCAAAAGATAACCCTTCGAATAGTGTCACCGTATCTATTACAGACCCAAAATTTCTAAAGCGGGTATCGGATAATCAAGAAAAGTTTTCAAAAGATGATCTACTAGAAGTTGAAGGT
Coding sequences:
- a CDS encoding 5'-nucleotidase, with the protein product MPYELGKRLVIGVASSAMFDLTESDTVFRTKGEEEYRKYQSENIDNPLDKGVSFSFVKRLLSLNDLSDKPESDPLVEVVLLSRNDPDTGLRVMKSIKHHNLPISRAIFMQGKSPYDYIPALSISLFLSGNSSDVKEAIRLGYPAGHVMKSTIIDEDDDDLRIAFDFDGVLADDESESVMHNTNDLSQFHEHETKNVLQPHNPGPLKEFLVKVSAIQKIEEKKKQSEPDYRNRLRVSIVTARNAPSHERALNTLKEWGVMTNDAFFLGGVDKGLILGVLKPHIFFDDQSGHLSSTSTVAPSVHIPFGVKNTEEIVEKEL
- a CDS encoding class I SAM-dependent methyltransferase; translated protein: MPHRWCNSAQIRREQIESGTDLTFNEVFKPLLVSRIKSLLPSNVLEVGAGTGHISKELSELGFSVTAIEPSAGMYGVAKDVLSLTDVRLLNCTSLELEKNELYEAAFSHLVAHVVDDLNEFFESVGRHLKATGHFIFSIPHPCFYNEYKGFFGDEYNYMTSMTKNVSFTITKDSKNTISGVPYHHRPLSEYINKLVESGFTLDGFDETYPEEDIQLKYGAKWESPRYCVFTCRKL